ATGGAAGAAGTTGATCCGCCAAATACAGCGCCGTAGTAGACTCCAGCCATTAAAACTAAAGCGACAGTTGGATCCATATTATAGGTTAATGGAATCATGATGGCAATGGCACTGATCGGGCCAAGGCCTGGCATCATTCCGATTAATGTACCAGCAAGAACGCCAAGAAAAACAAATAAAATCCCTTCTATACTAAAAGCTAGTTGAACTCCACTTAATATTCCCTCTATAGAACCCATACATATTCCTCCTTTCTAAAACGGAATAATTCCTGATGGTAAACTGATTCCAAGCAGCATCGTGAATACACTGTAAAGAAGAGCGGGAAATAGTATAGAAACAAGCAAATTTATACTGTGTTTGGTGTAGCCTAAAAAA
This DNA window, taken from Alteribacillus bidgolensis, encodes the following:
- a CDS encoding tripartite tricarboxylate transporter permease: MGSIEGILSGVQLAFSIEGILFVFLGVLAGTLIGMMPGLGPISAIAIMIPLTYNMDPTVALVLMAGVYYGAVFGGSTSS